DNA from Thermomicrobium roseum DSM 5159:
CGCTCGGCGTCCTCGAAGCGGCAGTCCAGACCAGTTGGAGCCTGGCACGGAGCTTTCTCACCACCGAAGTCCTCGTCCACCGGACCTGGCCCGCATCGAGCGCGGAGCCCTGAACACGAGGGGATCGTTACCCATGACACGAGTAGCCTGGCAGCGGCTCGTCCGGCCGACCGGCGGCGCGGTACTCTCCCTCGCCACCGATGGGCACATCCTCCTTGCGGGAACAGCCAGTGGCGCATTCGTAGCAACGCGGCCAGGCGAGACTTGGGTACCCCTCCCCTTTCCGGCGAACTGGGGGCGCTTGGAATTGGCGAATCCGGTCGCGATCGCTCCCTGGGGCGATCGCTACATCGCGACACCCTCCGGTCTCTATCGCTCGAAAGTCGATGGAAGCTGGCAACGCTGTCTGGAAGCGACCTCGATCGTCGCACTCCGCACGAGCCGAGAGGGTGAACAGCAACTCGTCGTCGTGGCTGATCAGCTCGACGGAGTGCTCATCTCTCCCGACGCTGGAACCAGCTGGGAAGCAGCGAATGCGGGATTGGCCACTCAGGTCGAGATCGTTGACCTCGCGCTTTCGCCCCGGTTCGCGGAGGATCACCTCGCACTGCTCGTGACCAGCGATGGCGTTTTCGTCAACCGATCGCGTCGCTGGCGCTGGCAGGCGGCCGCTCCGGTACCTGGTCTCCTCGAGTGCGGTGCTTTCCTGACAAACGAGAGCGGGCGCGTCTCCTGCCTGGTCGGTGGGGACGAGGGACTGTTCCGCTCCGACGACCGTGGCCGCTCTTGGCGAGCCATCTCCCTCCCCCACCAGGGAAGTTGGAGTGTCCTGGCCACCGATCGCGCAGGGAGGGTCGTCGCTGCGGCCAGTGATCGCTCCCTCGTCTGGTCATCCGACGGTGAGCATTGGGAAGCGCTTCCGGACCTTCCCAGTCCCGCCCTGAGTCTCGCTGTCCTCGACGAGCGATGGCTGGTCGTCGGAACCCTCTCGCAGGGATGCCTCCTCGGTGAGCGACCGGTCAGGACGTGGCGGGAGTGGAACGATGAGTTGTACGGTCACTTCCCGCTCGGCATCGTCGTCCGCGCCAACGGTGAGCTGGTTACGAGCGACTATTCGGGGACGGTGCTCCGCTCGCCTGACGAGGGTCGAACCTGGGAGCGCGTCGTACTCGATCGTGGCCTCGCCCAGTTTGCTGGCGGTGCAACTGGTCCGCTTTTCGCACTGGCACTCGACGCAGTCCTTCGCTCATCCGATGCACTGCACTGGCAAGAGATGTACGCGCTCGACGACATCTCCGAATCGACCTGGCTTCTGGTCAGCGATGACGGGCGTACGGTCTTCCTGATCGAACACGATGTCGAGCCGACGCTCGAGCCCGTCGTGTTACTACACGCGTCGACCGATGGTGGGATCACCTGGCAGACCAGCGAGAGCGAGGCGTTCGCGCTCGTCCAGGGAGCAGCGCTGGCGCCGAACGGGAGCGCGCTCGCCCTTCTGACGGTGCGGATGGAAGAGCTGCGCCAGGCTTTGTCCATCCGCACTCTTCCTGATGGCGATTGGCGACACTATCCCTGGTCGGAACCGTTGCCTGAGACCGGTATCGTCCGCATGCTGTGGTCAGAGAACGGGGAAGCCATTCTGGTCGTCGCTGAGAACGAAGTCTGGATCGTTCGCCAGCCGCTCGGCCGCCCGCTGATCCGTTTCGTCGAGGAACTCGACAACCCGGTCTCAGCCCTCGGCCGGGCGGGTAAGACCGGATGGTTCATCGCTACTGGCACGAGTCTTTGGTACTGCGAGACGACGGGAGAACTCCGCAAGTTGGAGCCGAGTCTTCCGCAACACACCATCGTTGCGGTCACGGGCGGACGAGCGGTCGGAGCGCTGCAGGGCTACGCTGCCGATGTCGGCGGGACGATCTGGCGATTCGCCGAGGAGTGAGCCACCGCCCAGGCGGATACGCTCGAGTCAAAGCGCCCCGAGCGAGCGGCCACCGAGCCGCTGCGCGGATCGGTTCGCGAGAAGAGAACCGGCTCTCGACCATCCACCGAGGCTGGATCAGTCCTCGCGAACACAGGAAATGACGCTCGTTCGCTACACTTGCTCGAGCACGATGATGACAGGGAGGATCGACCATGCCGACGCAACCGAGCAAAGAACTGGAACGCATTCCCAACCCGAAACCAGAGCGGGACTACGAGATCGAGATCACGACCAACGAGTTCACCTGCGTCTGCCCGAGAACCGGTCAGCCGGACTTCGCGACGATCACCATCCGCTATGTGCCCGACCAGTGGATCGTCGAGCTCAAGTCGCTCAAGCTGTATCTCTGGTCCTATCGGAACGAGGGGCACTATCACGAGGAGGTCACCAATACCATCCTCGACGACCTGGTACGGACGCTCGAGCCGCGCCGGATGACCGTCATCGCTGACTTCAACATCCGTGGTGGACTCCATACCGTGGTCACCGCTCGCTACGAGCGCACGGCCGAGGGACCAGCGCGACTGGCAGCGGATTGAGTGC
Protein-coding regions in this window:
- the queF gene encoding preQ(1) synthase, which produces MPTQPSKELERIPNPKPERDYEIEITTNEFTCVCPRTGQPDFATITIRYVPDQWIVELKSLKLYLWSYRNEGHYHEEVTNTILDDLVRTLEPRRMTVIADFNIRGGLHTVVTARYERTAEGPARLAAD